One region of Primulina tabacum isolate GXHZ01 chromosome 17, ASM2559414v2, whole genome shotgun sequence genomic DNA includes:
- the LOC142531980 gene encoding LOB domain-containing protein 10-like, with translation MSSSNSPCAACKCLRRKCTQECVFAPYFPPDNPQKFTNVHKVFGASNVAKLLNELNPSQREDAVNSLAYEADYRLRDPVYGCVGLISLLQHKLKQVQVDLDIAKKELASYIGPSAMSPILNHPGFTHQHLNYGTAYQVMPYNMQPMMGVPTAVPHGGSLIIREPQQHHQQQQQQMLETQQLAAVAAAREQEMLRNFEQQQHNDLVMFNSGFGDAGVQVAATGFNQMSEPAAEAAMQPSLALGSYENDQYHHRIQQQTQDLPHSQQTHPQSHQPHQLQLQSNEFLLQQQSAATAHHQQQQKQLQLAQPQASHSQQQKAKSDEGRSIGSSC, from the coding sequence ATGTCTTCCTCAAACTCACCATGTGCAGCGTGCAAGTGTCTCCGGCGGAAATGCACGCAGGAATGTGTGTTCGCACCATATTTTCCACCGGACAACCCTCAGAAATTCACTAATGTTCATAAAGTTTTCGGCGCCAGTAATGTGGCGAAGCTTCTGAATGAACTCAACCCAAGCCAGCGTGAGGATGCGGTGAATTCATTAGCGTACGAGGCGGATTACCGCCTCCGAGACCCGGTATATGGCTGTGTTGGCCTTATTTCGCTTCTGCAGCATAAGCTCAAGCAAGTTCAAGTTGATTTAGATATTGCAAAAAAGGAATTGGCTTCATATATCGGACCTTCAGCTATGTCACCTATATTGAATCACCCGGGTTTTACGCACCAACATCTCAATTACGGGACAGCTTATCAGGTGATGCCGTACAATATGCAGCCGATGATGGGAGTCCCAACGGCGGTCCCACACGGGGGGAGTTTGATCATCAGGGAGCCGCAGCAGCACCATCAACAGCAACAACAACAAATGCTTGAAACGCAGCAGTTAGCGGCGGTGGCCGCTGCCAGGGAGCAAGAAATGCTGAGAAATTTTGAACAGCAGCAGCATAATGATTTAGTGATGTTCAACAGTGGGTTTGGCGACGCCGGAGTCCAGGTTGCTGCCACCGGATTCAATCAAATGTCTGAACCTGCAGCAGAAGCAGCTATGCAGCCTTCCTTGGCTTTGGGCTCTTATGAAAACGACCAATATCATCATCGTATTCAGCAACAAACGCAAGATCTTCCGCATTCTCAACAAACCCATCCACAATCTCATCAGCCACACCAGCTTCAGCTTCAGTCAAACGAGTTCCTGCTTCAGCAACAGAGTGCTGCGACAGCTCACCATCAGCAGCAGCAGAAACAGCTGCAATTAGCTCAACCGCAAGCCTCACACTCCCAGCAGCAGAAAGCGAAAAGCGATGAGGGCAGGAGCATTGGTTCTTCTTGTTGA